DNA from Monomorium pharaonis isolate MP-MQ-018 unplaced genomic scaffold, ASM1337386v2 scaffold_393, whole genome shotgun sequence:
AATTTTTCCTCCCATTATTTTACACGGTACTAAGGAGTATATTAAGTTTCTACCACCTGAAGTCATTTTGCAGGCTTTCCAGAAGGATTTATATGTAAGCAAAGTAATAAACATGTTCAATTTCTTGGCAACGTTTTCttgaaaaagtgaaaaagaagaaatacaaaagtaaactagtactttttaaaaggagatacaaataaaaataaaaatgtcgaaGATACTgttgtttatatacataatttattctttcttgGTATTTTcaagtagaaataaaaaaataaagatttcaaattactttaattaataaatttaaacattacaaatcttttaaaaaataatacagggCACGAGAGAATTCTGTGGCAGATGTATCGCGGTGCCATTAGTGAAACTCGCCACGGAAACTTACTCGCCGCCTGATTTTCCACCGAAATTAGAGTGGTACAAATTCCAGTCGCAAAAAGATTGCACTGGTTCAGTCCTCGCAGCTTTTGAGCTGATAGAAGTGAGTTATCGATTTTTCTTCTCATGACAAATATCCCCACGGTGTCTCAAGTGAcatttttcaatcttttttcatacaataagTTGTACTTATCGGTCTATTTTCTCGCTTTTCAATATCGAAAAGATATAAAACCATGAAATCATAAAATCTGatacaaaatgtatacaaGGTGAGCCAAAAACTATCAACCTTGTTTTTTCTTGAGTTTTTAGACCAGACTTATGCTGCTATGATTCGTAACGTATAAACATCACCCAAGTATTTTAAGGAATTTATACTTGTTAGTGTCTGcacttttaaattgtttataatgcAATCGTAATACGATACCGGtcaaaagtatattatttttaggttTTTTAAGCTTAACTTTtcagtaaattatataaatggatttaacattttataataaacatttttttcaaatctcgtaacgcattatatatataaaatgtattcatTACTAGGTGTTTCTCATAAAATGTTGAATccatttgatttaaataaagtgcTTAAGAAACCAAAAGGTGATATACTTTCGGTCGGCATTTACTAATTACGAAACtatgtgaaaatatttttgcgcaTCTCCTTTCACGCTGACACCTATAGACTCTTGTTTTTATTctgatattgttttttattttaatattttaatttgtaaattttgagACATCttataaacatgttttattaaataatgcatcCAATTTTACGatggatatctttaaaattgaaaaaagtatatatatataatcgcaGACAGAGACCAAAGAGATTTCGGACGTACCGACATCGGTGGAGGACAAGATTTACAGCATCCCACCGGATATCAGACCGAAAATGACGAGCTACAGGCTGGAGGTGATCTTTTGGGGTGTACGAGACATGAGgaagataaaatatacacCGGTACGCAAGCCGAGAATTATAGTGGAGTGCGCTGGAGTGCACATCAAGTCGGAGGTGATGGAGAACGCTAGGAAATTCAGCAACTTTGAGCAACCGCACATTATGATTGAGCTggtaatttcaaaattatctcGAGAATGGCTAATTAGCAAACTTGCGCATAACATACTGCTTGCGCGAGGTCACAGATCAAaggatacaaaaattaaaataaacttactttattaatggagaaaaaataaaactgctCTAAATTGAATATCATCACGTACGCGATTTAATAGaagaagaaactttttttcacgcttctttaaacaatctggaaattatatttaaaaaaataaaggtttGATTGGTCCAGTTTTGATTATCAAGTTTTTCTGTAATGATTTTTAACGTCTAATCGTTTTGATGGTCAGAAATCAAAAtacgattaaaataaatctacgTGATGTACGTGATGTACGTGTATTAATGGCGAGAAAACGGACCCGCTCTAAAACGTATTAATCATCAAGGAAATGCCGGAGCTCGACATTTACTATCCGAGCATCACCATAAAGGCTTACGATTCGCGCGGATTTGGCTGCTTCAAGTACGCCGGGATCTGTATTATCCCTAACATTCACGTGTTTCTGGAGCAATTAATAACCGAAGAGAATTATGATATGCAGATATATGAGTCGAAATTCATGCAGAAATTTCAGCTGGCGAAACGGCAGACGGCGATAATATGTTAGTGCGCactcattatttttgttatttaaatggtACTCGTGTATCAAGTGTAAAGTGTAttccatatatttaaaaaaaaaaaaaaaaacgtaaattctctattttattttacataattttctaaatgcactataaagaaatactataaaataaacaaaagaagaagatataaagaattatatttaaataatcacattatttttattatcacttttattattataattttttttaatgctttttttttaataattgaattttcaatgctacttttattttattattgggTTTTTTCATTGTAGTACCTTTGCCGATCGATTATAGTTCTTCAAAGGAGGAGAGCAAAGGTCTCATTCCATATAAGAGGATGGCTGCAACCGACATATACTCCAAGTTGAAAAGACTGCTTGTAATCACGAAGaggatattaaaattcaagttcaTCACCAAGAGAAAGAAAGTGGAAATTTATAAAGACAGCGGTGACGAAACTCTCGATTGGTGGAGCAAATATTTTGCCTCCCTCCAGGTTTGTAAAACCATTTTAAATGGAATTGTTGTCGccgaaattatttcttatccaatttgcacaaaaaatttattaacacgtATGAAAGACGTTGTTGAAATTTAAAgctctaaaatatttttcttaaattttagaacataatcattttcctAAGAATTtcctgtaataaattaaatctcatataaatgtaattagtactatcatatttaaaataaattttataattcatgaACATTTCtcacacaaaaataataaaactttattttttgaatttttatatatttttaaactctaTTCTCCTTGTTataagtgtaatttttttaaattcttatttttcgtGTTTGccactaaattaaaataaaacttaaaatttaaaattcttccttcataaaacttaattctattttacaaattatttaataaaaattatataaattatatcaaaacatagaaaaaaaatgcccatatatatgtatatgttaatcataaacttaaaatttgattaattcttATGTTACGTAAACGAAGAATCTCTTTAAATCTGGGTGTCCTAAGCTTATGTAGATCCACGacctatttttaaaacatcaaaCATCCTCGATCTACCTAGCTttaggaaatataaaaaatcagaaaaaatcaatatgaGAGTAAATTGATGTATATCGTGTAAACAACCTTTACTTTTcctgctttttatttttttataggtttttttttattattttataaatcaatttctCAAATATATACCTATACATGGAGGTATGAAAATGTAAAGAGAACGTGCTTGTTTTCTAATGACACCTTTAATATAATGTCGATGTTAAATCACGTTCATGTacaagaattttgaaaattaatttcttttgtaatttatttggaattttgattttattttttattatcgctGAAAAAACTTTTCGTGACCAgctaaaaaataacgatttacTAGTGGGCCGCGATCAATACTTTGGAAATCCCTGGCCTAAAGTCGTTTGGGTGTtcagaaatttaattgtttggGTGTCTGGTGACTCAAAGGCTTAGTAGCTTAATTGGTTAGGTGCTTAGCTGCTTAAGTGTTTAGTAATTTATTAGTCTTTAGAATTTAGTTGTATCtttctctaatattttattttctaaaagtttttatattgcattacaaattgcaattgaaaagaagcattttaaattagGATTTTATGACCTCTTTAAAATTACAGGACTTTATGGATTTTCCAATTCTCTCTGcttgtaatgttttaaatcttgaagttttctgaaattttccTCGATTCAGCTTGAATCCCAATCGCTCGTAAATCGCGTTGCTGATAAATGAACCGATACTGATCGAAATCACATAGTACACGAGTCCTGATTGACTAGGGCCAATCAGCCGAAACATTTGATAATGCAAATTATTGAGTCACGTTGAATCCTCaggaagagagaaatagagaatTGGGAATCACGACAGCGTTTCGTCGTAAACCGGTGCCGACGTTCAAGGTACTATTTAATGCACTTGCCCGAACTTGAGTGCTCAGACACTGAAATCAGATCTATTCTACGGAGCTGGAGATGCAGCCGCAATTCGAGGGGTTTCAAGACCGACTCCGCACTTTCGAATTGTGGCGCGGAAGAAAGGGTGAAAGTCCCGAGCACGGAAGCCCCGGAGATAATTATGCTGGTAAATTTAAGGTGCGTCTGTATGTGCGCAAATTTACTTTGGCAAATTATTAG
Protein-coding regions in this window:
- the LOC118648352 gene encoding fer-1-like protein 6, with amino-acid sequence MFVLIYYLWKSDFIYFCTFVIFQVIKQSLDPFWDQTLIFPPIILHGTKEYIKFLPPEVILQAFQKDLYGTREFCGRCIAVPLVKLATETYSPPDFPPKLEWYKFQSQKDCTGSVLAAFELIETETKEISDVPTSVEDKIYSIPPDIRPKMTSYRLEVIFWGVRDMRKIKYTPVRKPRIIVECAGVHIKSEVMENARKFSNFEQPHIMIELEMPELDIYYPSITIKAYDSRGFGCFKYAGICIIPNIHVFLEQLITEENYDMQIYESKFMQKFQLAKRQTAIILPLPIDYSSSKEESKGLIPYKRMAATDIYSKLKRLLVITKRILKFKFITKRKKVEIYKDSGDETLDWWSKYFASLQNQIYSTELEMQPQFEGFQDRLRTFELWRGRKGESPEHGSPGDNYAGKFKGHISVYQWPHPDNLPCKTRSGRDAANGLCNDYPPQEPVKLLVRLYVVKGINLQPKDPLSGKSDPYLRVKLGKNSISDRKNYIPNQLNPTFGRVFEFEATFPQDYMLEIQVWDFDATTADDLIGATRIDIENRFYSRHRAHCGIANAYSTTGYNAWRDRERPTQILELLCRKNNLPPPEYGEREIKIGKQSFPFHAVIEREGEVDKEECMALSVLHHWQDFPICGCALVPEHVERRPLFNIKRPGLEQVA